The Brassica napus cultivar Da-Ae chromosome C7, Da-Ae, whole genome shotgun sequence genome has a segment encoding these proteins:
- the LOC106441362 gene encoding uncharacterized protein LOC106441362 — MGDHGNQDDLTAALAIIQQQMQTKKQQMLQMNQTIQNQQQAAEKAAENAVREEHGALIGERNLPRNFNTNRSPMNPPPYNRKYYEIKPALISLVQKSTFSGLTTDIQIDHIEAVERICNFSRSNGVPLDYVKCMLFPFSLEGKAFRWLQSLPTGSLTSWDQVRSAFLSHFYTKSKPAALRHVIFNFKQKSDEPFHEAWERYKEYQRECPHHGFDDDYILEVLYDRVSYEFRNTLDSSSSGDFMTQTTPGAFELIEIMASSSLNKNKEHDRLKSVNSIEDLAAKVDQLLKGNHSQVFIMEEAAPEKSAGDLAFEAEISVDDQQEDKPADPAQSNQGQYAGYQKNYQPWTYVLSQPQNNPPQLQKYKNTQPATSAPVDVPQDETKAMLQQLLQGQQPQGKALNQVTTEINTIMNHMFGDLSTKYDNVASHMRQIDIQIAQTAESLKRQKGTLPGKTDKNPKECNAVEFRSGKQLSEPVKKKFTAAEKGKQKESEQPPADTPTADKEKEPIVGTNSPGPEQPTEAVPYPVPAKATRKDRGEIKCRKMLEDLTVWLPLMDAIQMMSFMRRFMKGLISGKISEESKFMTVSKECSAVLQNRQIKKRGDPDKFVLSIQIGKTVFSCSLVDLGSNVNLMPYSVARRLGYTHFKPTKMSLVFADRSVKPPVGILEDLQVKVGNPSVPADFVVLELEEESKDPLILGRPFLCTAGAIIDVRQGKIDLNLGDIVMQFEMDEQLKKLIPLKLP; from the exons ATGGGTGATCACGGCAATCAGGATGACCTCACTGCTGCATTGGCAATCATTCAACAACAAATGCAGACTAAGAAACAACAGATGTTGCAGATGAATCAGACCATCCAAAATCAACAACAAGCTGCTGAAAAAGCAGCTGAGAACGCCGTGAGAGAAGAGCATGGTGCTCTTATTGGGGAGCGGAACCTTCCGCGGAACTTCAATACTAACCGGTCCCCCATGAACCCTCCTCCTTACAATCGGAAATACTATGAGATCAAACCTGCACTGATAAGTCTGGTACAAAAGAGCACGTTCAGTGGTCTCACTACTGACATCCAGATAGACCACATCGAAGCCGTTGAGAGAATCTGCAATTTCTCTCGCTCTAACGGAGTGCCACTAGACTATGTCAAATGCATGctgttcccattctctcttgaagGGAAAGCTTTTCGCTGGCTCCAATCTCTGCCGACCGGTTCTCTTACCTCATGGGAccaggtccgatcagcgttcctgAGCCACTTCTACACGAAGTCTAAACCCGCGGCTCTACGGCACGTGATCTTCAATTTTAAGCAGAAGTCTGATGAACCTTTTCATGAAGCTTGGGAGAGGTACAAGGAGTACCAGAGAGAGTGCCCGCACCATGGGTTTGACGACGACTATATATTGGAGGTGTTATATGATAGAGTGAGCTACGAGTTTCGAAACACCCTTGATTCTTCCAGTAgtggagacttcatgactcaaaccaccCCTGGTGCGTTCGAGCTCATCGAAATCATGGCTTCAAGTTCactaaacaagaacaaggagcatgaCCGTTTGAAGAGTGTGAACAGCATAGAAGATCTTGCTGCAAAGGTGGACCAACTGCTTAAGGGAAACCATAGCCAAGTGTTTATAATGGAAGAAGCAGCTCCTGAGAAGAGTGCCGGTGACCTAGCGTTTGAGGCTGAAATATCAGTAGACGATCAACAAGAG GACAAACCAGCTGATCCTGCACAGAGTAACCAAGGTCAGTATGCTGGGTATCAAAAGAACTACCAACCCTGGACCTATGTTCTAAGCCAACCGCAGAACAATCCACCTCAGCTGCAGAAATACAAGAACACTCAGCCAGCTACCTCCGCTCCTGTCGATGTTCCGCAAGATGAGACAAAAGCTATGTTACAGCAGCTGCTCCAAGGACAACAGCCCCAAGGGAAGGCTCTAAACCAGGTTACTACCGAGATCAATACCATAATGAACCATATGTTCGGCGATTTGAGCACCAAGTACGACAATGTCGCGAGCCATATGAGACAGATTGACATTCAGATTGCTCAGACTGCTGAGAGCCTCAAGAGGCAGAAAGGTACTCTACCTGGGAAAACCGACAAAAACCCTAAGGAGTGCAATGCGGTCGAGTTCAGAAGTGGAAAGCAACTGTCTGAGCCGGTAAAGAAGAAGTTCACTGCAGCTGAGAAGGGGAAGCAGAAAGAGTCGGAACAACCACCAGCCGATACCCCGACAGCTGATAAGGAGAAGGAACCAATAGTTGGAACCAATTCGCCAggaccagaacaaccaactgaggCT GTCCCTTACCCTGTTCCAGCAAAGGCTACTCGTAAGGACCGAGGGGAGATTAAGTGCAGAAAGATGCTGGAGGACCTAACCGTCTGGCTCCCCTTGATGGATGCGATCCAGATGATGTCCTTCATGCGCAGATTTATGAAGGGATTGATCTCAGGAAAAATATCAGAGGAGAGCAAATTCATGACTGTCTCTAAGGAGTGCAGTGCAGTGCTTCAGAACAGGCAGATAAAGAAGCGAGGAGACCCCGACAAGTTCGTCCTCTCTATCCAGATTGGGAAGACAGTTTTCTCATGCTCCTTGGTTGATCTTGGATCCAACGTAAACCTTATGCCCTACTCTGTAGCAAGACGTCTGGGATACACGCATTTCAAACCAACTAAGATGTCCTTGGTGTTCGCGGATAGATCAGTTAAGCCCCCGGTTGGTATTCTAGAGGATCTCCAAGTAAAAGTC